A genome region from Streptomyces xanthophaeus includes the following:
- a CDS encoding SAM-dependent methyltransferase has protein sequence MEAALYGPDGFYVRPGGPGPAGHFRTSVHASPLYAAAVARLLRWVDAELGHPAELDLVDVGAGRGELLTGVLAALEPQTAARVRPYAVERAERPAGLDPRIRWVTAPPEGARGLLFANEWLDNVPLEVAEDGHYVLVAPDGTESAGGPLDGPDRAWLERWWPGGGRAEIGRARDEAWAAAAGTLERGLAVAVDYAHTRGARPPYGTLTGFRGGREVPPVPDGSCDVTAHVALDSCAGPGAVLLTQREALAALGVSGARPPLALASTDPVAYVRALSSAGEAAELTDRAGLGAFGWLVQPAGIPAPAWPGVEGRA, from the coding sequence ATGGAGGCCGCGCTGTACGGGCCCGACGGCTTCTACGTGCGGCCCGGCGGGCCGGGACCCGCCGGGCACTTCCGTACGTCCGTGCACGCCTCGCCGCTGTACGCCGCGGCCGTGGCCCGGCTGCTGCGCTGGGTGGACGCCGAGCTCGGGCACCCGGCGGAGCTGGACCTGGTCGACGTCGGGGCCGGGCGGGGGGAGCTGCTGACCGGGGTGCTCGCCGCGCTGGAGCCGCAGACGGCCGCGCGGGTGCGCCCGTACGCCGTGGAACGGGCGGAGCGGCCCGCCGGGCTCGACCCGCGGATCCGCTGGGTCACGGCCCCGCCCGAAGGGGCGCGGGGGCTGCTCTTCGCCAACGAATGGCTGGACAACGTGCCGCTGGAGGTCGCCGAGGACGGGCACTACGTGCTCGTCGCCCCGGACGGTACGGAGAGCGCGGGCGGCCCGCTGGACGGCCCGGACCGGGCCTGGCTGGAGCGGTGGTGGCCCGGCGGCGGCCGCGCCGAGATCGGCCGTGCCCGTGACGAGGCCTGGGCGGCCGCCGCCGGGACCCTGGAGCGGGGCCTGGCCGTGGCGGTGGACTACGCCCACACCCGGGGCGCACGGCCCCCGTACGGCACGCTGACGGGTTTCCGCGGCGGCCGGGAGGTCCCGCCGGTGCCGGACGGCTCCTGCGACGTCACCGCCCACGTGGCCCTGGACTCCTGTGCGGGCCCGGGGGCGGTCCTGCTGACCCAGCGCGAGGCCCTGGCCGCGCTCGGCGTCTCGGGGGCCCGGCCCCCGCTGGCCCTGGCCTCCACGGACCCGGTGGCCTACGTACGGGCCCTGTCCTCGGCCGGTGAGGCGGCGGAGCTCACGGACCGCGCCGGGCTGGGCGCCTTCGGCTGGCTGGTCCAGCCGGCCGGCATCCCGGCCCCGGCGTGGCCGGGCGTCGAGGGCCGGGCCTGA
- a CDS encoding M28 family metallopeptidase: MPSRRIAAATAALAAAALVSPLLLAGPAGATASPQSDAARGDALAKKLVKEATGKGAYNHLKVLQSLADYNNGNRAAGSKGHVQSAKYIEAVMKAAGYKVTKNEFDFVYVETIEEKLTVGGANQRDVPIHLMSYTANSPEGGVTAGVAVAPVDADGTNGCEPGDFASGTFTGKIALVKRGGCTFAAKQANAAAAGAVGAIIYNNTAGALNGTLGDPNAGKIPTGGVTQEDGEKLAAEAAAGPVEVTLDIRQLRENRKTYNVIAETQGGDENNTVFLGSHLDSVAAGPGINDNGSGSAGILQVAQRLASSQSKIKNKVKFAWWSAEEFGLLGSEAYVAGLSDAQKKQIKLYLNFDMIASPNAAYFVYDGDDSDATGAGPGPQGSAQLEKGINDFLDSKKIPHEGTDFSGRSDYGPFIEVGIPSGGTFTGAEGIKTPEQAAKFGGQAGVAYDVNYHGKGDDITNIDQKALDINVDVIADAVGHYAFDLAPLSKPVVSQPTGGSGSGGGLHQGHDEVQQ; the protein is encoded by the coding sequence ATGCCCTCACGCCGTATAGCCGCAGCAACCGCCGCCCTGGCAGCCGCAGCCCTCGTCTCGCCGCTGCTGCTGGCCGGACCGGCCGGAGCCACCGCAAGCCCGCAGAGCGACGCCGCCCGGGGTGACGCGCTCGCCAAGAAGCTGGTCAAGGAAGCGACCGGCAAGGGCGCCTACAACCACCTCAAGGTCCTGCAGTCGCTCGCCGACTACAACAACGGCAACCGCGCGGCCGGCTCCAAGGGCCACGTGCAGTCGGCCAAGTACATCGAGGCCGTGATGAAGGCGGCCGGCTACAAGGTCACCAAGAACGAATTCGACTTCGTGTACGTCGAGACCATCGAGGAGAAGCTGACGGTGGGCGGCGCGAACCAGCGCGACGTACCGATCCACCTGATGTCGTACACGGCGAACAGCCCGGAGGGCGGTGTGACCGCCGGCGTCGCCGTCGCCCCGGTCGACGCGGACGGGACCAACGGCTGCGAGCCCGGCGACTTCGCCTCCGGCACCTTCACCGGCAAGATCGCCCTGGTCAAGCGCGGCGGCTGCACCTTCGCGGCCAAGCAGGCCAACGCGGCGGCGGCCGGCGCGGTCGGCGCGATCATCTACAACAACACCGCGGGCGCCCTCAACGGAACCCTCGGCGATCCGAACGCGGGCAAGATCCCGACGGGCGGCGTCACCCAGGAGGACGGCGAGAAGCTCGCCGCCGAGGCCGCGGCCGGCCCGGTCGAGGTCACCCTCGACATCCGGCAGCTGCGCGAGAACCGCAAGACGTACAACGTCATCGCCGAGACCCAGGGCGGCGACGAGAACAACACCGTCTTCCTCGGCTCGCACCTCGACTCGGTCGCGGCCGGCCCCGGCATCAACGACAACGGGTCCGGATCGGCCGGCATCCTCCAGGTCGCGCAGCGCCTCGCGAGCAGCCAGTCGAAGATCAAGAACAAGGTCAAGTTCGCCTGGTGGTCGGCCGAGGAGTTCGGCCTGCTCGGCTCCGAGGCGTACGTCGCCGGGCTGAGCGACGCGCAGAAGAAGCAGATCAAGCTCTACCTGAACTTCGACATGATCGCCTCGCCGAACGCCGCGTACTTCGTCTACGACGGCGACGACTCGGACGCGACCGGCGCGGGCCCCGGCCCGCAGGGCTCCGCCCAGCTGGAGAAGGGGATCAACGACTTCCTCGACTCGAAGAAGATCCCGCACGAGGGCACGGACTTCTCGGGCCGCTCGGACTACGGCCCGTTCATCGAGGTCGGCATCCCGTCCGGCGGCACCTTCACCGGCGCCGAGGGCATCAAGACCCCGGAGCAGGCCGCGAAGTTCGGCGGCCAGGCGGGTGTCGCCTACGACGTGAACTACCACGGCAAGGGTGACGACATCACCAACATCGACCAGAAGGCGCTCGACATCAACGTCGACGTCATCGCCGACGCGGTCGGCCACTACGCCTTCGACCTGGCCCCGCTGTCGAAGCCGGTCGTCTCGCAGCCGACGGGCGGCTCGGGCAGCGGCGGCGGCCTGCACCAGGGCCACGACGAGGTGCAGCAGTAA
- a CDS encoding GMC oxidoreductase — MDSTPYDVVIVGAGVAGALAACRIKETKPHARVLLLDAGDNSLTEDQRAAFVDSYQVSETKNVPSPYAALGNNKHGWAPSSDNTGDPVAMNRYYVETGPDLFKSGFTRMTGGSTWAWRGNTPRFLPSDFELKTRFGIAVDWPLTYADLEPFYAQAEEELGVSGNREEWDPLTPRSTDFPMPGIVASYGDELVRAALATIDPIDGTPVTLVTTPQARNSRTYQGRSPCLGNASCIPVCPSGAKYDASVHVRRARDVLGVEVRTGCTVTRLVPRPGNAAPTVVLRDWTTDDRAEQQVDGNHVVLALNAIEIPKLWLISGLDNRSDQVGRNLMDHLTEEVVGLFGKPVFPFRGPQSTLSIETFRDGDWRRTTGAFRMTVGNDGWGRFESPSAALDKLMWDPAGQRLKRYGQDLRDKLADRVTRMMRIGYSTEQLPDPANRVTLSDQRDALDVPRPKIAFKVDDYSKRALAYGHSVARRIWQHMEDTSGARAVEPLQPTLKFNGAGHHMGTTRMGTDRSTSVVDADGLSHAHANLWVVGSSVFPTGSTANPALTLAALTLRTADKLACAL; from the coding sequence ATGGACTCCACCCCCTACGACGTCGTCATCGTCGGCGCCGGTGTGGCCGGCGCCCTGGCCGCCTGCCGGATCAAGGAAACCAAGCCGCATGCCCGGGTCCTGCTCCTGGACGCCGGCGACAACAGCCTCACCGAAGACCAGCGAGCCGCGTTCGTCGACTCCTACCAGGTCTCCGAGACCAAGAACGTCCCCTCCCCCTATGCGGCTCTGGGCAACAACAAACACGGCTGGGCGCCGTCCTCCGACAACACGGGCGATCCCGTCGCGATGAACCGCTACTACGTGGAGACCGGGCCCGACCTGTTCAAGAGCGGCTTCACCCGCATGACCGGCGGCAGCACCTGGGCCTGGCGCGGCAACACCCCCCGCTTCCTGCCCAGCGACTTCGAGCTCAAGACCCGCTTCGGCATCGCGGTCGACTGGCCGCTCACCTACGCCGACCTGGAGCCTTTCTACGCACAGGCGGAGGAAGAGCTGGGCGTCTCCGGCAACCGCGAGGAATGGGACCCGCTCACCCCGCGCAGCACCGACTTCCCGATGCCCGGCATCGTCGCCAGCTATGGTGACGAACTCGTCCGGGCCGCCCTTGCCACCATCGACCCGATCGACGGCACCCCCGTCACCCTGGTGACCACCCCGCAGGCCCGCAACTCCCGGACCTACCAGGGCCGCAGCCCCTGCCTGGGCAACGCCAGCTGCATCCCCGTCTGCCCCTCCGGCGCCAAGTACGACGCCTCCGTCCACGTCCGCCGGGCCCGCGACGTCCTCGGTGTCGAGGTGCGCACCGGCTGCACCGTCACCCGGCTCGTCCCGCGCCCCGGCAACGCCGCGCCGACCGTCGTCCTGCGGGACTGGACCACGGACGACCGGGCCGAACAGCAGGTCGACGGCAACCATGTCGTACTGGCCCTGAACGCGATCGAGATCCCGAAGCTGTGGTTGATCTCCGGCCTCGACAACCGCAGTGACCAGGTGGGCCGCAACCTCATGGACCACCTCACCGAAGAGGTCGTCGGACTCTTCGGAAAGCCCGTCTTCCCCTTCCGCGGACCGCAGTCGACCCTGAGCATCGAGACCTTCCGCGACGGCGACTGGCGCCGTACCACCGGCGCCTTCCGCATGACGGTCGGCAATGACGGCTGGGGCCGCTTCGAATCCCCCTCGGCAGCCCTGGACAAGCTGATGTGGGATCCTGCCGGCCAGCGCCTCAAGCGCTACGGCCAGGACCTGCGGGACAAGCTCGCGGACCGCGTCACCCGCATGATGCGGATCGGCTACTCCACCGAACAGCTCCCCGACCCCGCCAACCGGGTCACCCTCTCCGACCAGCGCGACGCGCTCGACGTCCCGCGCCCCAAGATCGCGTTCAAGGTCGACGACTACTCCAAGCGGGCCCTGGCCTACGGGCATTCGGTGGCACGCCGCATCTGGCAGCACATGGAGGACACGTCGGGCGCCCGTGCGGTCGAACCACTGCAGCCGACGCTGAAGTTCAACGGCGCGGGCCACCACATGGGCACCACCCGGATGGGCACCGACCGGTCGACTTCCGTGGTCGACGCCGACGGCCTCTCCCACGCGCACGCCAACCTGTGGGTCGTCGGCTCCTCCGTCTTCCCCACCGGCAGCACCGCCAACCCCGCCCTCACCTTGGCCGCGCTGACCCTGCGCACCGCGGACAAGCTCGCCTGCGCACTGTGA
- a CDS encoding nuclease, with amino-acid sequence MPMLLIKGSYEILGTDPDGDTIHFRPDNPDEWDLIGGPRKVKRNAAGRGKLRLEAIDALETHYSRTGPTVHQPLALANAARDAVLEWVGFTSVTRGPDGLVTASTPASVPGFVLTRSVDISRRCIAFAGRGEPPAASGTQVLVDVAMLELTLNHHLIKEGLVYPLYYNTLFHDLRNAITTTAQKARTATPPKGVWAEDSTVSGATVTGMTSITEHEVIFPKLFRRLVDYLNLGDTDLSGFPAYLDQQADKFLILPTGQFTTGLDEVVQVSGTTVKMTRNPEDLVFDED; translated from the coding sequence ATGCCCATGCTGCTGATCAAAGGTTCGTACGAGATCCTCGGGACCGACCCGGACGGGGACACCATCCACTTCCGGCCCGACAACCCCGACGAGTGGGACCTCATCGGCGGCCCGCGGAAGGTCAAGCGCAACGCGGCGGGCCGCGGGAAGCTGCGCCTGGAGGCCATCGACGCCCTGGAGACCCACTACTCACGGACCGGTCCCACGGTCCATCAGCCGCTCGCCCTCGCCAACGCCGCCCGGGACGCGGTACTGGAGTGGGTCGGCTTCACCAGCGTCACCCGGGGGCCCGACGGGCTGGTGACGGCCTCGACCCCGGCGAGCGTGCCCGGCTTCGTCCTGACGCGGAGCGTCGACATCAGCCGCCGGTGCATCGCCTTCGCAGGGCGGGGCGAACCGCCGGCCGCCAGCGGGACCCAGGTGCTCGTGGACGTGGCCATGCTGGAGCTCACCCTCAACCACCACCTGATCAAGGAGGGGCTGGTGTATCCGCTGTACTACAACACGCTCTTCCACGACCTGCGCAACGCGATCACCACCACGGCCCAGAAGGCACGGACCGCCACACCTCCCAAGGGAGTGTGGGCCGAGGACTCGACCGTCAGCGGAGCGACGGTCACCGGCATGACCTCGATCACCGAGCACGAGGTCATCTTCCCCAAGCTCTTCCGGCGTCTGGTGGACTACCTCAACCTCGGCGACACCGACCTCTCCGGCTTCCCCGCCTACCTGGACCAGCAGGCCGACAAGTTCCTCATCCTGCCCACCGGCCAGTTCACCACGGGCCTCGACGAGGTGGTCCAGGTTTCCGGCACCACGGTGAAGATGACCCGCAACCCCGAGGACCTCGTCTTCGACGAGGACTGA
- a CDS encoding DUF5937 family protein, which translates to MSVTIDIAGLPTERITFAPSPLAELCMALHALSQPAHHPGLTSWTTATAASLDPCLADRLLEADFMWRSSFSDIFMPFAGLPGGTGQPAATLAEALDVLDRLDDERFVRAALEQCWLALYNEGGPSSSPLDNPAARAKALETAAARGPRQLDFSMRLLDDTAAVRVWMRRLLEDCDEAFFAETWKRVEPGQSADARHKTEVLRRKGLPTVLKEVSAALSVDAAGTTITADKMVHGSTTATDHRIGTGLVFVPTNFGWPHLLVLHAPGWRPVVHYPLGSPELASGPGSVELLQRRMEALAHPMRMMLCRSLARAPFTTSELATVYGITAPEVSRHLAVLKKAGLMHTRRQGRYSQHQLDLTAVARIGSDFIEGILR; encoded by the coding sequence ATGAGCGTCACGATCGACATCGCAGGCCTGCCCACCGAGCGGATCACTTTCGCGCCTTCCCCGCTCGCCGAGCTCTGCATGGCCCTGCACGCGCTCTCCCAGCCCGCGCACCACCCCGGGCTGACCTCCTGGACCACCGCCACCGCCGCCTCGCTCGATCCGTGCCTCGCGGACCGGCTGCTGGAGGCCGACTTCATGTGGCGGAGCTCGTTCTCCGACATCTTCATGCCCTTCGCCGGGCTGCCCGGCGGAACCGGGCAGCCCGCCGCGACGCTGGCCGAGGCGCTGGACGTGCTCGACCGCCTCGACGACGAGCGGTTCGTGCGGGCCGCCCTGGAGCAGTGCTGGCTGGCGCTCTACAACGAGGGCGGCCCGTCCTCCTCGCCGCTGGACAACCCGGCGGCGCGGGCCAAGGCGCTGGAGACGGCCGCCGCCCGCGGCCCGCGCCAGCTGGACTTCTCCATGCGGCTCCTCGACGACACGGCCGCCGTGCGGGTGTGGATGCGGCGCCTCCTGGAGGACTGCGACGAGGCCTTCTTCGCCGAGACGTGGAAGCGCGTCGAGCCGGGGCAGAGCGCCGACGCCCGGCACAAGACGGAGGTGCTGCGCCGCAAGGGGCTGCCGACCGTGCTGAAGGAGGTCTCGGCGGCGCTGAGCGTCGACGCCGCCGGCACCACCATCACCGCCGACAAGATGGTCCACGGATCGACGACCGCGACCGATCACCGAATAGGCACCGGTCTGGTCTTCGTGCCGACCAACTTCGGCTGGCCGCATCTGCTGGTGCTGCACGCGCCGGGCTGGCGGCCGGTGGTCCACTATCCGCTCGGCTCCCCCGAACTGGCCTCCGGGCCGGGCTCGGTGGAGCTGCTCCAGCGGCGGATGGAGGCGCTGGCGCATCCGATGCGGATGATGCTGTGCCGGAGCCTGGCCCGGGCCCCGTTCACGACGAGCGAGCTGGCGACCGTGTACGGGATCACCGCGCCGGAGGTGTCGCGGCATCTGGCCGTCCTGAAGAAGGCCGGTCTGATGCATACGCGGCGTCAGGGCCGCTACTCCCAGCACCAGTTGGATCTGACGGCGGTCGCGCGCATCGGGTCGGACTTCATCGAAGGCATCCTCCGCTAG
- a CDS encoding response regulator, producing MSIRVMLVDDQVLLRTGFRMVLAAQPDMEVVAEAGDGLEALEVLRATKVDVVLMDVRMPRLDGVEATRRICEPEEHPKVIILTTFDLDEYAFSGLKAGASGFMLKDVPPGELLAAIRSVHSGDAVVAPSTTRRLLDRFAPMLPTTTQEPQNKDIERLTEREREVMLLVAQGLSNGEIAARLVLSEATVKTHVGRILTKLGLRDRVQVVVLAYETGLVRAGGGGAG from the coding sequence ATGTCCATCCGCGTGATGCTGGTCGACGACCAGGTGCTCCTGCGCACCGGTTTCCGTATGGTGCTCGCCGCCCAGCCGGACATGGAGGTCGTCGCCGAGGCGGGCGACGGCCTGGAGGCGCTGGAGGTGCTGCGGGCCACGAAGGTGGACGTGGTGCTGATGGACGTCCGCATGCCCAGGCTGGACGGGGTGGAGGCGACGCGGCGGATCTGCGAGCCGGAGGAGCACCCGAAGGTGATCATCCTGACCACCTTCGACCTGGACGAGTACGCCTTCTCGGGCCTGAAGGCGGGCGCGAGCGGATTCATGCTGAAGGACGTCCCGCCGGGCGAGCTGCTCGCGGCCATCCGCTCGGTGCACAGCGGGGACGCGGTGGTGGCCCCGTCCACGACGCGGCGCCTGCTGGACCGCTTCGCGCCGATGCTGCCGACGACCACGCAGGAGCCGCAGAACAAGGACATCGAGCGGCTGACGGAGCGCGAGCGCGAGGTCATGCTGCTGGTGGCGCAGGGCCTGTCGAACGGCGAGATCGCGGCCCGGCTGGTCCTGTCGGAGGCGACGGTGAAGACCCATGTGGGGCGGATCCTGACCAAGCTGGGGCTGCGCGACCGGGTCCAGGTGGTGGTCCTGGCGTACGAGACGGGCCTGGTCCGCGCGGGCGGCGGCGGAGCCGGCTAG
- a CDS encoding sugar dehydrogenase complex small subunit, with product MTDATDFRALSELLTGEPSLDQATADAHRTHLAAHYPAALPRLIEAYRTASGQPDPGAALFAAVNAAPELARIARETLAIWYTAQFTRPDNTQAGPATPGLYRGGLVWQAIRAYPISAAPSPGTYGHWAQHP from the coding sequence ATGACCGACGCCACGGACTTCCGCGCCCTCTCCGAACTCCTCACCGGTGAACCGTCCCTCGACCAGGCAACGGCGGACGCTCACCGCACCCACCTCGCAGCCCACTACCCGGCAGCGCTCCCGCGCCTGATCGAGGCCTACCGGACCGCGTCGGGGCAGCCCGACCCCGGCGCCGCGCTGTTCGCCGCCGTGAACGCCGCTCCGGAGCTCGCCCGCATCGCCCGGGAGACCCTCGCGATCTGGTACACCGCCCAGTTCACCCGGCCCGACAACACCCAGGCCGGGCCCGCCACGCCCGGCCTCTACCGCGGGGGGCTGGTGTGGCAGGCGATCCGGGCGTACCCGATCTCCGCCGCTCCTTCGCCCGGCACCTACGGCCACTGGGCACAGCACCCCTGA
- a CDS encoding histidine phosphatase family protein translates to MTARLVVARHAEARCNVEGRVGGPRTCTGLTDAGRGQAALLAARLAAEHRDGGPAFHALYAGPRRRVQETGGILAPALGLPLTVDQGLEGPVHGEADGRLWREVEDAFRGAPHTHPDRSYAPGAETWHAYLARATAHLAGLLRQHPGRNVLLTAHGETVHAACHLLLRIPFGASGAVGFGTGHTGLTRFEHRRDRYGNGRWVLTALDDTSHLVPHPH, encoded by the coding sequence GTGACCGCACGACTGGTCGTGGCCCGCCACGCAGAAGCCCGGTGCAACGTCGAGGGCCGCGTCGGCGGCCCCCGGACCTGCACCGGGCTCACCGACGCCGGGCGCGGCCAGGCGGCGCTCCTGGCCGCCCGGCTCGCCGCCGAGCACCGGGACGGCGGCCCCGCCTTCCACGCCCTGTACGCCGGCCCACGCCGCCGCGTCCAGGAGACGGGCGGGATCCTCGCTCCCGCACTCGGCCTTCCCCTCACCGTCGATCAAGGCCTCGAAGGTCCCGTACACGGAGAGGCGGACGGGCGGCTGTGGCGGGAGGTCGAGGACGCCTTCCGAGGCGCCCCGCACACGCACCCGGACCGGTCCTACGCCCCCGGTGCGGAGACGTGGCACGCGTACCTCGCCCGGGCCACGGCGCACCTTGCCGGACTCCTGCGGCAGCACCCGGGGCGAAACGTCCTGCTCACCGCCCACGGCGAGACCGTCCACGCGGCCTGCCACCTGCTCCTGCGGATCCCCTTCGGGGCGAGCGGCGCGGTCGGCTTCGGCACGGGCCACACCGGCCTCACCCGCTTCGAGCACCGCCGCGACCGCTACGGCAACGGACGCTGGGTGCTCACCGCCCTCGACGACACCAGCCATCTCGTGCCGCACCCGCACTAG
- a CDS encoding PH domain-containing protein has translation MSPAPADGADGPAADSAPTPAGGGAASGPAVERRLHPFTPLRRAWVPIAATVGVIAQQGDQAGRWVADLSALLRVAAVAGLIVVFGTYGFLSWWFTHYAITDTELRIRSGLFFRRTAHIRLDRLQAVDVTRPLLARLTGVASLRLDVIGTEDKDQLSFLGEKEAVALRAELLARAAGFAPEEAVRLGEAPESELLRVTPRELVVSLLLNLGVWALLVPGLTVPVVVWWVSSSPWAALVAVLPMLGAVWAGTAGRFLTEYDWRVAESPDGLRLDHGLLDRAHETVPPGRVQNVRIVEPLLWRRRGLVRVELKVAGSNNTVLIPVASKDAAFAMIARVLPGVDLAALSFSGSPRTGSRWVVPVWWKGYALAVSPEVFAARHGRLCRRTDVVPHAKVQSVRFTQGPWARARGVADVHVDTGANCTVTARLRPEPEAAALLHAQAARSRTSRASARPDRWMTERGA, from the coding sequence GTGAGCCCCGCCCCGGCCGACGGCGCCGACGGACCCGCCGCCGATTCCGCGCCCACCCCCGCCGGCGGCGGCGCCGCGAGCGGCCCCGCCGTGGAGCGCAGGCTGCACCCGTTCACCCCGCTGCGCCGCGCCTGGGTGCCGATCGCCGCGACCGTCGGCGTGATCGCCCAGCAGGGCGACCAGGCCGGGCGATGGGTGGCCGACCTGTCCGCCCTCCTGCGGGTGGCGGCGGTGGCGGGACTGATCGTGGTCTTCGGCACCTATGGATTCCTGAGCTGGTGGTTCACCCACTACGCCATCACCGACACCGAACTGCGCATCCGCAGCGGGCTCTTCTTCCGCCGCACCGCGCACATCCGCCTCGACCGGCTCCAGGCCGTGGACGTCACCCGCCCCCTGCTGGCCCGGCTGACCGGCGTCGCCAGCCTCCGGCTCGACGTCATCGGCACCGAGGACAAGGACCAGCTGTCCTTCCTCGGTGAGAAGGAGGCCGTCGCCCTGCGCGCCGAGCTCCTCGCCCGCGCGGCCGGTTTCGCCCCCGAGGAGGCCGTGAGGCTGGGCGAGGCCCCCGAGAGCGAACTGCTGCGCGTGACCCCGCGCGAGCTCGTCGTGTCGCTGCTGCTCAACCTGGGCGTCTGGGCCCTGCTGGTCCCCGGGCTGACCGTGCCGGTCGTCGTGTGGTGGGTCAGCTCCAGCCCGTGGGCGGCCCTCGTCGCCGTGCTCCCGATGCTCGGCGCGGTCTGGGCGGGCACCGCGGGCCGCTTCCTCACCGAGTACGACTGGCGGGTCGCCGAGTCCCCGGACGGGCTGCGCCTGGACCACGGACTGCTGGACCGGGCCCACGAGACCGTGCCGCCGGGGCGGGTGCAGAACGTACGGATCGTGGAGCCGCTGCTGTGGCGGCGGCGCGGCCTGGTCCGGGTGGAGCTGAAGGTGGCGGGCTCGAACAACACGGTCCTGATCCCCGTGGCATCCAAGGACGCCGCCTTCGCCATGATCGCCCGGGTGCTGCCCGGGGTGGACCTGGCGGCCCTGTCCTTCTCCGGTTCCCCGCGGACCGGGTCCCGCTGGGTGGTCCCGGTGTGGTGGAAGGGCTACGCCCTCGCGGTCTCCCCGGAGGTGTTCGCCGCCCGGCACGGCCGCCTGTGCCGGCGTACGGACGTCGTCCCGCACGCCAAGGTGCAGAGCGTCCGCTTCACGCAGGGCCCCTGGGCCCGCGCCCGCGGAGTCGCCGACGTCCATGTGGACACCGGCGCGAACTGCACCGTGACGGCCCGGCTCCGCCCGGAGCCGGAGGCCGCGGCCCTGCTGCACGCCCAGGCCGCACGCTCCCGCACCTCCCGGGCCTCGGCCCGTCCGGACCGCTGGATGACCGAGCGGGGTGCGTGA
- a CDS encoding sensor histidine kinase: MQRLYDFLRRHPTGVDSFWAVLLFGVGMLQVADDSFSSTTARMLAVPAVVAMSLVVALRRKWTQPMFWLAVGTGVYKLIVHAEVNNADLAMLIILYTVAASADISRRMSRTAFAIGCLASPLYALRFAVDKGNLRDNFFFVLFAVVPFALAWVLGDSLRTRRAYYAQLVERNQRLENQREAQAKVAVAAERARIARELHDVVAHNVSVMVVQADGAAYVMDAAPEQAKEALQTISGTGRQALAEMRRLLGVLRTGEPQESEDYVPQPDVEQIEVLVEQVRTAGLAVDFEVEGTPRRLPSGVELTAYRIVQEALTNTRKHGGPDAKASVRLVYFDDGLGLLVEDDGRGAAHELYEDGGADGAGHGLIGMRERIGMVGGTLDAGPRPGGGFRISALLPLKKR, encoded by the coding sequence GTGCAGCGCCTCTACGACTTCCTCCGCAGACACCCGACGGGCGTCGACAGCTTCTGGGCTGTCCTCCTCTTCGGGGTCGGGATGCTGCAAGTCGCCGACGACAGTTTCAGCAGCACCACCGCACGGATGCTCGCCGTCCCGGCGGTGGTCGCGATGAGCCTCGTGGTGGCCCTGCGCCGCAAGTGGACCCAGCCGATGTTCTGGCTGGCCGTCGGCACCGGCGTCTACAAGCTGATCGTCCATGCCGAGGTGAACAACGCCGACCTCGCGATGCTGATCATCCTGTACACGGTCGCCGCCTCGGCCGACATCTCGCGCCGGATGTCCCGTACCGCGTTCGCCATCGGATGCCTCGCCTCCCCCCTGTACGCCCTGCGCTTCGCGGTCGACAAGGGCAACCTGCGCGACAACTTCTTCTTCGTGCTCTTCGCCGTCGTCCCGTTCGCCCTCGCCTGGGTGCTCGGCGACTCCCTGCGCACCCGCCGGGCCTACTACGCCCAGCTCGTCGAGCGCAACCAGCGCCTGGAGAACCAGCGCGAGGCCCAGGCCAAGGTGGCCGTGGCCGCCGAGCGCGCCCGGATCGCCCGCGAGCTGCACGACGTCGTCGCGCACAACGTCTCGGTGATGGTGGTCCAGGCGGACGGGGCGGCGTACGTCATGGACGCGGCCCCCGAACAGGCCAAGGAAGCCCTGCAGACCATCTCCGGCACCGGGCGCCAGGCGCTGGCCGAGATGCGGCGGCTGCTGGGCGTCCTGCGCACCGGCGAGCCGCAGGAGTCCGAGGACTACGTGCCCCAGCCGGACGTCGAGCAGATCGAGGTCCTGGTCGAGCAGGTGCGGACGGCCGGGCTCGCGGTGGACTTCGAGGTCGAGGGCACGCCGCGGCGGCTGCCCAGCGGGGTCGAGCTGACGGCGTACCGGATCGTGCAGGAGGCCCTGACCAACACCCGCAAGCACGGCGGCCCCGACGCGAAGGCCAGCGTCCGGCTGGTCTACTTCGACGACGGGCTCGGCCTGCTGGTCGAGGACGACGGGCGGGGCGCGGCCCACGAGCTGTACGAGGACGGCGGCGCGGACGGCGCCGGACACGGGCTGATCGGCATGCGCGAGCGGATCGGTATGGTCGGCGGAACCCTGGACGCGGGGCCGCGGCCCGGTGGCGGCTTCCGGATCAGCGCACTGCTGCCCCTGAAGAAGAGATGA